From Brassica napus cultivar Da-Ae unplaced genomic scaffold, Da-Ae ScsIHWf_1505;HRSCAF=2101, whole genome shotgun sequence, the proteins below share one genomic window:
- the LOC125597607 gene encoding uncharacterized protein LOC125597607 — MGEASEQATMMQVLNALREEMRVMRQDLGERMTRVEQRPPPLQPVRNVDRFLNPNNRRYGVPVHDNPETSTRNQQTDEDTGQQHGPIPNQRAGLQPDDYGEEEEEEGFAPQPRAPRRQNRHQGFEEEELLPQHRAPRQQNYNQGPEHIKMNAPGYAGKVDPEAYLDWEKRMDHIFAYYNHPGPKRVALAVAQLTDNALSWWDRLCSDRRRNGLRQLDSWLDMKDAMKQRFVPQHFHRDLQRKLRALKQGSKSVEEYYEEFEKLRNRLDLNEDEEATMAQFLDGLQERLSCKVERHVYADMKDLFHLAIQAEQHIKKKSSKGKSQVSWNSSNSNYNKSVDKGKGVEGDSRPKPRTTEPTKDNKTEPAKTTNPQRARDITCFKCRGRGHMARECPNQRVMLLTDDGYESRDEGEVPEIQEEYGEVEYADVGESLMIRRVLSVLVQPAETIQRENIFHSRCTIKGKVCNLIIDGGSCTNAASAYMVEKLGLEKTKHPHPYRLRWLDDKVELKIKEQVSIPFSIGKYQDEVVCDVVPIARKTMAVG, encoded by the coding sequence ATGGGAGAAGCGAGTGAGCAAGCTACCATGATGCAAGTCCTCAACGCtttgagagaagagatgagGGTTATGCGGCAAGACCTTGGGGAAAGGATGACTAGAGTTGAGCAAAGACCTCCTCCTTTGCAACCAGTACGGAACGTTGATAGGTTCTTGAATCCAAACAACAGAAGATATGGAGTGCCCGTCCATGACAACCCGGAGACTAGCACCCGGAACCAGCAGACTGATGAAGACACGGGACAGCAGCACGGCCCAATACCAAACCAGAGAGCAGGGTTGCAACCAGATgactatggtgaagaagaagaggaggaagggtTTGCACCTCAACCCAGAGCTCCACGCAGGCAAAACCGGCACCAAGGGTTTGAAGAAGAGGAACTCCTACCTCAACACAGAGCCCCACGCCAACAAAACTATAACCAAGGGCCCGAGCACATCAAGATGAATGCTCCCGGCTATGCGGGAAAGGTTGATCCAGAAGCTTACCTAGACTGGGAGAAAAGGATGGATCACATTTTTGCCTACTATAACCACCCTGGTCCTAAAAGAGTTGCTTTGGCAGTAGCTCAGCTCACGGACAATGCACTTTCCTGGTGGGATAGATTGTGCTCTGATAGGAGAAGGAACGGCCTGAGGCAACTAGACTCTTGGCTAGACATGAAAGATGCGATGAAGCAACGGTTTGTGCCTCAACACTTTCACAGAGACTTGCAAAGGAAGTTGCGGGCACTCAAGCAAGGCAGCAAGTCAGTGGAAGAGTACTATGAAGAGTTTGAGAAACTGAGAAACCGTTTGGACCTTAATGAAGATGAGGAAGCTACCATGGCTCAGTTCCTTGATGGTTTACAGGAGAGGTTAAGCTGCAAGGTGGAGAGACATGTATATGCTGACATGAAGGACCTGTTCCATCTAGCTATCCAAGCTGAACAACACATcaagaagaagagctccaagggCAAGTCTCAAGTTTCTTGGAATTCAAGCAATAGCAACTACAACAAGTCGGTGGACAAAGGAAAAGGGGTTGAAGGAGACAGCCGGCCTAAGCCTCGCACCACCGAACCCACGAAGGACAACAAAACCGAGCCAGCCAAAACTACCAACCCCCAACGTGCCAGAGACATCACCTGTTTCAAATGTAGAGGCCGAGGGCACATGGCAAGAGAGTGCCCAAACCAGAGGGTTATGCTGCTCACCGATGATGGCTATGAATCTCGTGATGAAGGAGAAGTACCTGAGATTCAAGAAGAGTATGGAGAAGTTGAATATGCTGATGTGGGAGAGAGCTTGATGATCCGACGTGTGCTTAGCGTCTTAGTTCAACCCGCCGAGACAATccaaagagaaaacatattcCACAGCCGTTGCACCATAAAAGGCAAGGTATGTAACCTTATTATAGATGGTGGGTCTTGTACCAATGCTGCTAGCGCTTACATGGTAGAAAAACTTGGTTTAGAAAAGACAAAGCATCCGCATCCATATAGGCTAAGGTGGTTAGATGATAAGGTTGAGCTTAAAATTAAGGAACAAGTGAGCATTCCATTTAGCATTGGTAAGTATCAAGATGAAGTAGTTTGTGACGTAGTCCCTATTGCTAGGAAGACCATGGCAGTGGGATAG